Genomic segment of Bemisia tabaci chromosome 9, PGI_BMITA_v3:
GTTGTTGAATTAACGAGTCTCACCCTTATTTACCCACGACCACAGAGTCAATTACTTGCTTCCTAAACCCACCACTTCTTGGATACTTTCCTGGAAGTCTTATTTGCCTGTTAGTTAATGTGCCTTTGTGTTTCCTTCGCCACATATTGTTTGGAACAGTGCCAGGACTAGGTCTTTGATCTCTCTCTCCCCGGTACTTTCAGAAATATCAACGACATTCTCTGTAAGTTAACCAAGCTTTTGTTGTCAATCAAGTTGCCAAGTAAGGCGGTGATGCTTTGCTGAAGCGCACAGAAAGCTGTGACATTATTCGAAGAAAGGGTAGCTTTGGATGATGCAATTTTCATGCACTCGAGCAAAGCCGTTGAAGTGTCAAACACCTCTCCTCTGCTGATCTTGGTTGTGGGTTGCTGCCAGCAGAAATTTATTAGTCGCATGAAGAAAGTCGTCAAGACTTAATACAGAATGTTTAAGGCAGATTATAGTTGAAGAAAGATTTTCTATCCATGTCCGTCAGTATTCTCTTGGGGGAAGCTTTCAAGGAGATTATTGCAGTAACTTTATTCCTTCCAAATCATTTTATGAACAACCCCACTCTAAAGTTAGTAGTATATCTGTCCTCAACAGTGAAACATAATTTTCAAGTTCATTATCATAGCCGAAGAATTTTTTCCAGGAAGTCTCTTAGCAGGAACATACCACTACGATCTAGGCCAATTTTTTCGTTATTTCGTCCTTTAAGATTGAACTATGGGGACTCTAGACAATTAACATTTAAGTAACCAGATTTATGATGGGTGTATTTTAATGATCAGTATTGATCAGTATTAATGATCAGTATATGCCAAATTCTTACGATCCAACCATTTaagtattcaatttttcttccactCAGTGCGATGAAATATTTGACTGTTTGAATCGTCTTTAGCTTAAgaatcaatttttacttttgtgaCCTTCTCTCCGGCATGAAAATCTCACGACAAGATTATGCTACAATATTTGCATGTTCCATCTCCACCGAAGATTTCAGTTGATCCTCACCAGACACCTAAGTATTTTTGTTGTCGAAAAATCCTATGGACTAGATCTTTCATGGGACATAAATAGGACACTCTGCAGAATATTCaatatcagagaaaataatCTCATTCCTAGCGATAGAATCTCAAAGATTTACAGCCAATATTCTTTTCTCCTCATTGCAAAGAAATGTAGGTAAGTAAATCCATATCCCCAAGAAGTTTAGGTCCACTaatttttccctaacatttgGCGAGTGACAAACATGATCTCAGaattattattgaatttttgaattctaTTTAGTTTCTGTAGTAAAAACTATTCTATGGGAGCTTGTCATCttcaaaacttcttttttctcatagtgatttttcaaaaattgcacagccTTTTTTGGATTGTGATTTCATATTCTTACATGTGTGATTTTGTATTCAGATTGGTGGCAATGACATCTAGCTCTGAGCTAGGCACGCCAATGGTGCCGGTTGGCACCAAACAGGAAAAAGTATGCATGAAGAAGCAGCTAGGGTTGTTGGAAGGAGTTGCCATCATCCTAGGAATTATTTTTGGATCAGGTTTGTAGTTATCATTTTCAaatatcttttctttttatgtgcAGTTATCTCTTTGTTACTTGCTATGGTTCTGTTCCTCTGAAATCTTGCAAATAACCAATTCCCTACAATATGTTATTCCAAATAATGGTACCATACATTCATGATAACcgaggaaaattttcagcaaTGAGTAAATTAACCAACTTATTGGCATGACTAATCTTTTCTTTTGTAGTGAGAAGTAACCACAGAGAAATGTTTGTTTCATGTGACAGATCAAGAATTTGGAGCTCAAAGTATGGGGCCAAGATCCAATTCAAACCTTGTTTTAAATTTAAGCTTCTGTAAAATCTCCTCCTTCATGAGCCCTCCTTAATAGCAACGACTGTcaagaaaaacttttaaaaactcttaaatttcaaaagaacAACTCTTAAATAACTTGTCAAGAATCTCTCATTAGAAAACTTTTTTGGctatttttaaagcaaaatttacgAGCGGTAAAATTCAAGTAAAACAAATGTTAAAGAAACTCCTAAAATATCATCTCGAGTTTTTCATCActtaaatgtttgaaaaaaatttaaggaactaggtacagtaatttttaaagagtttttctaacactttttcctcaaatttttttaaaaaatacctaaaaaagaTTTCCTAGTACGAAAATTTCATCAGTATTTAAACGGTCATTGCTACTAGGGCCCACtttaaagtaacaaaaatatatGATCCACAATtcaagagagaagaagaagctCTTATCTCCTTCCTTAGAGGTTTAGTACTCTGTCCGGAGCAGTGTAATGCTATGAATTAAccgaaagtggaaaaaattgagaaaaataaagtCAGAATGTTAAggataagaaaatatttttccactCATCTTATAAGATTTTATCGCTAAAATAGATGAAGTGGGTCTGCGCAGGgtctaaatttttaataatttccatGGGAAGTCCCTGCAGACTCCTTCTGTCTACAGGGACATACCTATAACCTAAATATAACCCCTGTCCCTTGCCAGTAAACGATCACAcgtgaattattttttctatcaatAACCCTTTTTTTGCAGGTATATTCATCTCACCGACTACAGTCATCCAAGATGCCAAATCTGCAGGTCTTAGTTTGCTTATCTGGGTGTTGTGCGGTATTCTATCCATGGTCGGTGCTTTGTGCTATGCTGAATTGGGGACATCTATCCCCAAGTCCGGTGGTGACTATGCCTACATCTTTGAGGCGTTCGGCCCTATTCCAGCTTTTCTATACTTGTGGGATGCCATGCTCATCTTTGTGTAAGCagaaaatctttcaaaaaattggaaTCTATGTATTTTTTGCAGTGCCCTACCATCACTCAATTGCACAAATTTGTCCTGGAAAATCAAAGTTAGTGCGTCCAAGTGAAAGTCAAGTGAACACAACACttaaatggacctcattttgcaattcggaactgtaAATTCCAGCCttgtttgaaaacaacgtatgtgccattagtttccctatgcacataagtgtttttccagaggagccaaatctatagttccaaattgcaaaatgtagtccaaatgatccTGTGCTAGACTTAATTTTTGAACACTTAAGTAAAAAAACTCACGCTTCCACCGTGACTTCGACTATTCGTCAAGATGCGTTTCGGCAGCTACCGAGGCCACTGTTATTAGCTGACTGCTCAAAAATTAAGTAAcagcttttacttttttattaaaaaaaaattaatcatgagtgggggaaaaaaatgcTAGACTGTTTAGTTGACGCGTCATTTTTTGTCCCCTGAAACTTTTATCTGAATTCTTGGTATAAAAATTTCTGTGAGAAAGCAAATCATCTTAACTGCACAAAATTACCcccttttcccctcttttttaaTGCATGATGTAGGTATGGAAGTCTCAGCATGCTGTTATTGTTATGGGTGTTTATAGAGAGAAGTCCTTGCTTTACAAAAtaatgttgcaaacttcctatcgttcttttttttttttttctcagcaaaaCTAGACAACTTATTTTACTACtagacaatttatttttgcattAGAAAACTGGGCAaagtattttcttaaaaatttgcttgatttttcttctctattgaCAGAATATTCCGTATAAATTTCGAGCTGTTAAGTTAACTCCTTTCTTTTTGACAAAACAAAATagcagcagaaattttgaaatactgcaacAGAGACACATGGTTTCACACTTCCGACATCGACATGTTCTCCTTTCATACCTGGAATATCCTTGATATAAAAATTTTCTACTTTGGTTCTGAAGTCATAGCGGCTCTTTGGATTTGTAACACAGAAATTTTGCGAACTATCGACAGTTTGAGTtcaaaatacagggtgtttcagaccacccgtaccaggcctttttctcggttggtataggtcgtacgaagtcggagaccgcggggatgaatagggaattgaccccaaggaatccgaatttcgtggtccggaaacccccccccccccacctccccttggggggtaaagggggggtcacgatgctaaaagtcacggttctcgaccgaattgcggatagatcgcatcagaattgaaaagcacggaaaatttcacgtggaattgacccctacaaatccaaaatcggaccatccgaggcccaaaaatgaccccctaaagaggggggcagtacccccctccataatttctctttggtctcaaaattgacgtagattctccagaaaaagacagtttcccgggtaatcgacctcgagaaatccaaatttcatggtcccgaagttCCTCTAGCCTCCCTGGGGGAGTAAaaggggggcccaattttaaaaatcggggctcctttccgaatcacaaattgattgcatccaaattgaggagcagaacacatttacgtcttaagtgactcctaagagttctaatagaccccctgaacggcagaaagtaactctttgaggaggggggcttcgcccccgccaaaaatttctcaagattcctctttgatcgcaaaattgacgtcgattctccagaaaaagacggtctcccatgtaatTGACCCCGAGGAGCTAAGGGAACATggaatttagagtcctcggggtcgattccATGGGAaatcgtctttttctggagaatcgacgtcaattttgcgaccaaagaggaatcttgagaaatttttggcgggggcgaagcccccctcctcaaagagttactttctgccgttcagggggtctattagaactcttaggagtcacttaagacgtaaatgtgttctgctcctcaatttggatgcaatcaatttgcgattcggaaaggagccccgatttttaaaattgggccccccttTTACTCCCCCAGGGAGGCTAGAGGaacttcgggaccatgaaatttggatttctcgaggtcgattacccgggaaactgtctttttctggagaatctacgtcaattttgagaccaaagagaaattatggaggggggtactgcccccctctttagggggtcatttttgggcctcggatggtccgattttggatttgtaggggtcaattccacgtgaaattttccgtgcttttcaattctgatgcgatctatccgcaattcggtcgagaaccgtgacttttagcatcgtgaccccccctttaccccccaaggggagggggggggggggggtttccggaccacgaaattcggattccttggggtcaattccctattcatccccgcggtctccgacttcgtacgacctataccaaccgagaaaaaggcctggtacgggtggtctgaaacaccctgtattttgaACTCAAACTGTCGATAGTTCGCAAAATTTCTGTGTTACAAATCCAAAGAGCCGCTATGACTTCAGAACCAAAGTAGAAAATTTTTATATCAAGGATATTCCAGGTATGAAAGGAGAACATGTCGATGTCGGAAGTGTGAAACCATGTGTCTCTgttgcagtatttcaaaatttctgctgctATTTTGTTTTGTCAAAAAGAAAGGAGTTAACTTAACAGCTCGAAATTTATACGGAATATTCTGtcaatagagaagaaaaatcaagcaaatttttaagaaaatacttTGCCCAGTTTTCTaatgcaaaaataaattgtctaGTAGTAAAATAAGTTGTCTAGttttgctgagaaaaaaaaaaaaagaacgataggaagtttgcaacattgccAGCAGAGTTACAAGGTTTTGTACTTGTGCCATCGACATGTAACCATATCTGTGATTTAAAAAAGACCTAATCCCAAAGAATTACTACAAATTTCAATATCATCTACCGCTTTTACAAGCCCAATCGACGAAAGTTAGAACTTAAGCTTCCAAGTTATCAAatcttagatttttttaatttcaaaagaataagcACAAATTTCCTGGAGAAATcgagcttaaaaaaaaaaaaaaaaaaaaaaaaaaaaaaaaaaaaaaaaaaaacatcgaaaatgcaaataatttttctgtaCTGAACTCCTGATAAGtcatggaaaagtcaggaaatgttGTTATCGAAGAAAGTGCTTCTCTTTGTATTTAGAATTCCTCCCTGGTATTCAAGAAAGTGCTGCTCTTATACTCAAATATTTGATTAGTTTTTCTCCTAAGATTTGTCATTCTAGCACCTCTCCTGTCTTTATTTTTGCTTCCTCGTTTATTTTATCTCTGCAAAAGAAGTATTAGTGCTAATTTACCAGTCTCGGGCAGACACACGTTCATTGATCAATTTTAGAGATGTTTGAGCCCTTTCAAATCAATTTATAATCTCTTCCAAGCATCTGATAAGTTAATTACCTGCTTGCAGAAGTCTGCACTTTTAATTTAAGTGCCTTAAACCGAAATAAAGTGAGTAATAACTTGATGGAGCTTTTTTCTATCAGTCAGAGAATCAACTTGATAATTATTTCGCTTCTCCGCTGATGAAAGGgcatgtttgcaattttttatgagcTCTGTTGTATTTGTAATTCTCTACTCCTCTGGGCTCACAAGAAGTGGAATAATTCATTTTTGGTAGCAGAACGACACTTAGAAAATCAGATGTCGTAACGAGGATGGAAAACTGATTCCgatggagttttttttcttcccgttTCTGCTTTAATTtgaatagtttttctttttctctaacCACTGCTACAAGTACATGACtatgaatttttaatattttctaattCTTCCAGACCCACAACGAATGCTATCATGGGATTAACGTTTGCCAATTATATAATCAAGCCTTTCTTCCCCACTTGTGATGTTCCTGACCTACCAAAAAAGCTGATTGCGGCCAGTGTTATCTGTAAGTGTGTGTTCAGTCATAACCGCCACAGGGGATGTGACCCTGGATTTCCTGACCATTCTGTATTTCGATTTTTGAATGACAGAGTGTCTTTgttggaaaagaaaagaaagaaaacaattcAAAATGGTGTTACAGTGTTATCAGCCAAAGGCagggaaaagttaaaagttgTTTTGGAAACCAGGGAAAGCTAGAAAGCTTCTCGTATTCCTCTTTCTgtgagcaggaaaaaaaaatgccgcacctaaatgattttttgaattaaatttgaacaaaaattccTCTTATTCGCTATTGATCAATCCATCCGTTTATGTTCGGATTTATATTTCATCTTTATGGATAATCCTCTATTGTAGAAGTGtctttgtatgtatgtataattaATCATAAATGGTATCTCGTTATTGGtggtcaaagttgaaaaattcacaTCTCAATGGTACTGTTTAAGAATCACTGAATCATCTGTGAATGTTTCTTTATgagtaaataaaatttaaagaaattctcATTAACGCTGTCTGatggttttctttcaaaatgacTAAAAATAGCCAGAAATTACAATGGTATAGTCagagatatgcatttttttactttaactaTCAATTTATTGATGTCTAAAGTTTGAAACCAGGTACCTCTGTTTGCGGTGCTGCAGACtttctatcatactttattttttcttcagaaaaatagTCAGTAtagtttcttgaaaactgccacgGTTTTCTCCTCGATTAgtggaatattttttattaattccaAGGTACGAAGTTgccttgtttttcttttgaagaaataaaataggagtggaaactttgaaaccCCGCAATGGAGGCACACGGTTTCACACTTTAGTTATCGATACGTGTAAAACGCGCTGGAATTTCAACCTCCAGGTTTTGACTCAGGATGGACAGATGAATGTCGTAAATGTTTATAAATATTATCTGAACATCATCATCAAGTATTAGTGGCAACTAATATAGGTAGTATATCAATGGCTACACTCAGAAACCAAGTATGTTGATTGGGATGTTGTAAATTTTCtgctctttttaattttttcataggGAATCGGACTGTATTGCTTGAAAATCTTTTAGACTATCctccaaagaaaaagaaaaaatgctaaCAATTTTTGTCTTGATTATAGACTATTctccaaagaaaaagaaaaaatcctaacaatttttgtcttgattattttaggCTTTTTGACGTTTCTGAACTGCTACAATGTGAAAGCAACAGCAAGGACCCAGAATGTTTTTATGATAGCCAAGATCGCTGCTCTGTGCATAATTATTCTTGCTGGGCTTGCATATATGACTTTtggtaagttttatttttggcatcttattttctaaatgaaaaaaccagggttgccacagtcagggaaaaccgggaagggtcagggaaaaccgggaaatgtcagggaaaatgacaaaaatatcagggaaaatttgttaaatcaccttcatttgctttctagaatagttttgaggttttgaacaacaaattttgcctgaaaactatttttaatcatGTCCTCTTAACCATCTGTCACaccttcaattgtcagggaatttcgccaaaagtgtcagggaaatatcagggcattttattttctaaattctgtgacaaccaTGAAAAGCCTTTTTTGATCCCCCCAAAAATTGCTAATTACACAATGATCATTATTTTACGTGTTTTAACTCTCCTCATATTAATCCTCTTTTTTGTCTTTGTCAAATCTAAAGATCCACTTGGCTGATTTCTTTGACTGTTTTACTTTTAGCAGTTAATTTCACCAGTCAAGCGTTCTTAGGTACAACagaataaaaaagtaagaaatggGTAAAACAAAGCTTACTTAATTACTTTATCATTTTATTGTACTTGTACTTATGGGCTATTATTTGTACTTTGTCGTTATCCACACTTGCTCCGATGAAGGTTTTGAATTAAGGTCCAGATTTTTCCTTGTCGTCAATGGGAAAGAGGCAAGAAATTTTCGCGGGATTAATTTGACCgggtaaaattttgtgggaaaacCAAAAAGTTCACTAAAcagttcaaaaaatcatttctgaAGGGAAAAAAGCTATTCAGAATCTGGCCAATTCTAACCTAACAGTCGAGTTGACGTAGTTAGGCAATGCCTGAATATGAGTTCAGCTAATCAGCAAACGCCATTTCCCCTGCCTGGCAACATCATCAGAGCCCGCCAAATGTATCGTTTCCAATAGGTCCCTTATTTAGCATTTCCAAAACAAAATTTCTCAGTCATACagggttaaaaaaaaaccctgaaaaaatCCCCAGAAGCTTAGTTCACTTTGTATTTTCaggaaatgattaaaaaaaaaaaaatatgaactgtTGTAATTTCAACCGTTGGGATTTTTTCACAACAGTACAACTACCCAAGGGTTTTGCATGGGAGCagccatttttaaagaaattatctCCTTCAAAATGCCATTTATATCGTGTGCATTTTTAAAGTCATACATAGTCCCAAATGAAATGTCATATGAAGTATTTTCAGACAGAAAATGTATCTActatctttttttaatttttttttattttttatttttcttttggcaGCGGATAGAGGaatgacgaattttgaagacgTGTGGGCAAACACAACCTCTGACGCAGGCCAAATTGCAGTTGCATTTTACTCAGGCATTTTCTCCTATTCTGGCTGGTAGGTTGGTATTTTTAGTTACTTCAATGGTTgctttatttttgtgtgttttgacCATCAAAGCGTCTACAGGTCAtacaggagaagaaaaaaacatcagTTTTTTAAACAATAGCTGGTcaggaaaacattcacaatttcaatttaatGATTCCGAAATACAttctaaataaaatttttatgcAATTGACTCAGTTGAAGAAATGGTCTAATTGAAGCGTAAGACAATTTCAGGTGAGGAAGAGTTAAAAGtttccattaaaaatgaatgatccTATGAAATCACCTTACTGGAGAAAATTGAAGGtttgtcttttctttctttggtgggaggaaggggggggggcaaaaatatTTGTAGGTAGATAGCTTCTCAAAGCTCTGGTACACTATCCTGTATTTATCAACGCTATGTTCAGTATTCTTCTGTGGATGGTTTCAAATGGGTACACAAAACTTACTTTCGAAAATTCTATTACACTAAATGTATTGGGCTAGagtagtgctgatttttcaatttttttttttcatccttttttttcatttttcttttttctatgcaaattttccatactcagtttttttttcatgtattacCTCATTTTTCCAATGAGACTCAGAACGGTTTCAATGCtcaagacttttttttcttttccaggaacTATCTGAATTTCATGAcagaagaattaaaaaatccctatgtgtaagtaaaatatttgtCGTGAATATTTTAATGCCATGAAATTGCTGCATGCCAAAATGACCTTAACTTAGTTTTGttatattttgcattttttatgcTTAAACTGGATAATCATAGAGTACAGTAGAATATTCCAGTCTCGAAATTTTAAATTCGGAAGTACTTTTTAACCACCTTATTACATATAGTTCGGGCCACgattcttagtgttttttctttcttctcattttgcaattcggaacctCTATTTACAGTTCATTTTAGTCACAACATATGTGCCAGCATTTTCCCTAGAGGTGCTTTAATGGATGAGCGGAAAATAGTGATTCCCTTTTGCAGAACAAAGTCCATTCATCAATTCTCAATGAGACAATTTGACAATTGTTGGATGTCTGAAATAGGCCAGACTGCAAACAAGCTGTGTGAATGGGTGATCGTCCGTTAACAAGCCCCAGTTTCCAGTGGGCATCTTTGACCTTTGATCTGTGTCAATCTATCAACTCCTCGACCCGTGAATCAATTATTGGTGTCATGATTGATCATTGACAAGTCACATTTGAAGCCT
This window contains:
- the gb gene encoding Y+L amino acid transporter 2, which gives rise to MTSSSELGTPMVPVGTKQEKVCMKKQLGLLEGVAIILGIIFGSGIFISPTTVIQDAKSAGLSLLIWVLCGILSMVGALCYAELGTSIPKSGGDYAYIFEAFGPIPAFLYLWDAMLIFVPTTNAIMGLTFANYIIKPFFPTCDVPDLPKKLIAASVICFLTFLNCYNVKATARTQNVFMIAKIAALCIIILAGLAYMTFADRGMTNFEDVWANTTSDAGQIAVAFYSGIFSYSGWNYLNFMTEELKNPYVNLPRAIYISLPIVTFIYVLANVAYLAVLTPVEMIQSEAVAVSFADSIMGPLAWTMSLMVAMSAFGGLSVHIMTSSRMCFVGARYGHFPAMLSHISVDRFTPTPSLVFLNILSLIMLYTSNVRDLITYSTFVESFFITLSVSGLLYLRWKQPNRPRPIKISIWIPILFVILCLFLVVLPFFDSPLVVGVGSLITLSGVPVYYFGVVWQPKPKWFRSALDKTTYVVQKLFMSAKEEREL